Proteins encoded within one genomic window of Acidimicrobiales bacterium:
- a CDS encoding ABC transporter ATP-binding protein yields MSLANAPSSSGVVAVGLHKSFGAVHAVRGVDLSIPAGQTVALLGPNGAGKSTTIDMLLGLNKPDAGSVSLFGMSPADAVRAGAIGVMLQSGAVIRDVSVRELVAVMASLYPDPSPVDEVLQLAGVETIADRRTNKLSGGETQRVRFAVAMVSNPDLLVLDEPTVAMDVEGRRDFWATMRTVTGRGKTVLFATHYLDEADAHADRIVLLAGGRVVADGATTEIKSLVGRRVISATLVEPDLAALEAMTGVDSVEQRGATVTLSCNDSDQALRELLARFPAAHDIEVRGAGLEEAFLALTADDGQTSDGPTSNGRAGDGPTADGRQHDGVVEEAR; encoded by the coding sequence ATGTCCCTTGCCAACGCCCCCTCCTCGTCCGGAGTCGTGGCGGTAGGGCTGCACAAGTCGTTCGGCGCCGTGCACGCCGTCCGCGGGGTCGACTTGTCGATCCCGGCCGGACAGACGGTGGCGCTGCTGGGCCCGAACGGTGCGGGCAAGTCCACCACCATCGACATGCTGCTGGGACTGAACAAGCCCGACGCGGGATCCGTCTCGCTGTTCGGAATGAGCCCTGCCGATGCCGTCCGTGCCGGCGCCATCGGCGTGATGCTGCAATCCGGCGCGGTGATCCGCGACGTGTCGGTGCGCGAGCTCGTGGCCGTGATGGCCTCGCTGTACCCCGACCCCTCGCCGGTCGACGAAGTCCTCCAACTCGCCGGCGTCGAGACCATCGCCGACCGCCGCACCAACAAGCTCTCCGGCGGCGAGACGCAGCGAGTGCGCTTCGCGGTGGCGATGGTGTCGAACCCCGACCTGCTCGTCCTCGACGAGCCGACGGTCGCCATGGACGTCGAAGGCCGCCGCGACTTCTGGGCCACGATGCGCACGGTCACCGGGCGCGGCAAGACCGTCCTGTTCGCCACGCACTACCTCGACGAAGCCGACGCGCACGCCGACCGGATCGTGTTGCTCGCCGGGGGTCGCGTCGTCGCCGATGGCGCCACCACCGAGATCAAGTCGCTGGTCGGCCGGCGGGTGATCTCGGCCACGCTCGTCGAGCCTGACCTCGCCGCGCTCGAGGCGATGACCGGCGTCGACTCGGTCGAACAGCGCGGCGCCACCGTCACGTTGAGTTGCAACGACTCAGATCAGGCGCTGCGCGAGCTGCTCGCCCGCTTCCCCGCCGCGCACGACATCGAAGTCCGCGGCGCCGGGTTGGAGGAGGCGTTCCTGGCGCTCACCGCCGACGACGGCCAAACGAGCGACGGCCCCACGAGCAATGGCCGAGCGGGCGATGGCCCGACGGCTGACGGCCGGCAGCACGACGGCGTGGTGGAGGAAGCCCGGTGA
- a CDS encoding ribonuclease Z has translation MEVVLLGTGSPLPDPNRAGPATLVRAGGQDLLFDAGRGLLLRASAAGTGPGQLATVYLTHLHSDHLTDLNDVITSRWVLSFEPSPLRIVGPPGTRQVVDALLASLQLDIGYRLAHHEDLTWEPPVVVEEVTEGEVTSGDVRVVAGPTDHRPVQPTVGYRVEHDGKAVVIAGDTVPCEGLDRLCAGADVLVHTVLRADLVQHAPVQRLVDICDYHSSVEQAAQTAARAGVDTLVLTHYVPALVPGDEDAWRALAAPHFDGRVELGDDLLTVQV, from the coding sequence ATGGAAGTGGTCCTGTTGGGGACCGGCAGCCCCTTGCCGGATCCAAATCGGGCGGGTCCGGCAACGCTGGTGCGCGCCGGAGGGCAGGACCTCCTGTTCGACGCAGGCCGCGGTCTCCTGTTGCGGGCCTCGGCAGCCGGCACCGGGCCGGGCCAGCTCGCGACCGTGTACCTCACCCATCTGCACAGCGATCACCTGACCGACCTCAACGACGTGATCACGTCGCGGTGGGTGCTGTCGTTCGAGCCTTCGCCGCTGCGGATCGTCGGCCCACCGGGCACGCGCCAGGTCGTCGACGCGCTGCTGGCCTCGCTGCAGCTCGACATCGGCTACCGCCTGGCCCACCACGAGGACCTCACGTGGGAACCGCCGGTGGTGGTGGAGGAAGTCACCGAAGGCGAGGTCACCAGCGGCGACGTGCGTGTGGTGGCGGGCCCCACCGACCACCGGCCGGTCCAGCCGACGGTTGGCTACCGCGTGGAACACGACGGCAAGGCGGTGGTCATCGCCGGCGACACGGTGCCGTGTGAGGGTCTCGACCGGCTGTGCGCCGGCGCCGACGTCCTCGTCCACACGGTGCTGCGGGCCGACCTCGTGCAGCACGCGCCGGTGCAGCGCCTCGTCGACATCTGCGACTACCACTCGTCGGTCGAGCAGGCGGCGCAGACCGCCGCCCGTGCCGGCGTCGACACCCTCGTGCTCACCCATTACGTGCCGGCATTGGTGCCCGGCGACGAGGACGCCTGGCGGGCGCTGGCGGCGCCGCACTTCGATGGCCGGGTCGAGCTCGGCGACGACTTGCTGACGGTGCAGGTCTGA
- a CDS encoding SRPBCC family protein, with translation MQDSVTVHMSASPQRVWELVSDITNTGKFSPETFEAEWLDGATGPDVGVRFRGHVKRNGRGPTYWTVCRITACEPGKEFAFDVVGPGDKAVNSWGYRFAAAGDGTDVTEWFQLAPRLPLKIYWALLGKLRGRTNAEGMRTTLERIKAVAESEA, from the coding sequence ATGCAGGACTCGGTCACGGTCCACATGTCGGCGTCACCCCAGCGCGTCTGGGAGCTGGTCAGCGACATCACCAACACGGGCAAGTTCAGCCCCGAGACGTTCGAAGCCGAGTGGCTCGACGGCGCCACCGGGCCCGATGTAGGCGTCCGCTTCCGGGGCCACGTCAAACGCAACGGTCGCGGCCCCACGTACTGGACCGTGTGTCGCATCACGGCTTGTGAGCCCGGCAAGGAGTTCGCGTTCGACGTGGTCGGCCCCGGCGACAAGGCCGTCAACTCCTGGGGCTACCGCTTCGCGGCCGCGGGCGACGGCACCGACGTCACCGAATGGTTCCAGCTCGCACCGCGCCTGCCGCTGAAAATCTACTGGGCGCTGCTCGGCAAGCTCCGCGGCCGCACCAATGCCGAAGGCATGCGCACCACCCTCGAGCGGATCAAGGCGGTCGCCGAGTCCGAGGCCTGA
- a CDS encoding limonene-1,2-epoxide hydrolase family protein: MDNSTTPIPVNGASGGSAATEPIDVVRGFLRALEELDIDRALTFTSDDITYQNVPLRPARGRAEFEKQMRAMARYGTGFEAVIHHIAASGDTVLTERTDALEAHRFRAEFWVCGTFEVREGKILLWRDYFDWPTVTVATAKGAVRAAVGAVTARFGKR, from the coding sequence ATGGACAACTCGACCACGCCGATCCCCGTGAACGGCGCATCCGGCGGGTCCGCGGCCACCGAACCGATCGACGTGGTCCGTGGGTTCCTGCGGGCACTCGAGGAGCTCGACATCGACCGGGCCCTCACGTTCACTTCCGACGACATCACGTATCAGAACGTGCCGCTGCGACCCGCCCGGGGACGAGCGGAGTTCGAGAAGCAGATGCGGGCGATGGCCCGCTACGGAACGGGTTTCGAAGCGGTGATCCACCACATCGCCGCCTCGGGCGACACCGTCTTGACCGAGCGGACCGACGCCCTCGAGGCACACCGGTTCCGGGCCGAGTTCTGGGTCTGCGGCACGTTCGAGGTGCGCGAGGGCAAGATCCTGCTGTGGCGCGACTACTTCGATTGGCCCACTGTCACGGTCGCCACGGCGAAAGGCGCGGTGCGGGCGGCGGTCGGCGCGGTGACCGCCAGGTTCGGCAAGCGCTGA
- a CDS encoding UBP-type zinc finger domain-containing protein — protein sequence MADTCTHLDTAHDVEPSSTGCEDCLRIGGRWVHLRLCMTCGHVGCCDSSPNRHATAHFHAHTDHPIIRSYEPGEDWWWCYVDQVAFEVPGAPPSPSHP from the coding sequence ATGGCCGACACCTGCACCCACCTCGACACCGCCCACGACGTCGAGCCGTCGAGCACGGGCTGCGAGGACTGTCTCCGGATCGGCGGCCGGTGGGTGCACTTGCGGTTGTGCATGACCTGCGGGCACGTCGGCTGCTGCGACAGCTCACCGAACCGCCACGCCACCGCCCACTTCCACGCACACACCGATCACCCGATCATCCGGTCGTACGAGCCTGGTGAGGACTGGTGGTGGTGCTATGTCGACCAGGTCGCGTTCGAGGTTCCGGGCGCGCCACCGTCGCCTTCACACCCCTAG
- a CDS encoding enoyl-CoA hydratase-related protein has protein sequence MTNANTTDVFNTHEHHDEVVLVDEPAPHVRRVTLNRPGKRNALNHALRGGILQALRDGDADPEVRVQIVRGAGKCFSAGYELGNGNEGLDLPYYTPGGDGQWPRHVTEGWMSIWDLAKPVIAQVHGYCLAGGSELATGCDLVYVAEDAQIGYPAVRFGVPDMHFHAWLCGMRAAMEMMLTGDSISGTEAVELGWANRAFPADRLGDEVVAVAKRIALVPPDMAQLNKRVVHRGMEIMGLRSAIRAGTELCALGTKQETMYQFIKEMRGGLTKALQHRDEPFGDYRTVESHDD, from the coding sequence ATGACCAACGCCAACACGACCGACGTCTTCAACACCCACGAGCACCACGACGAAGTCGTCCTGGTCGATGAGCCTGCGCCTCACGTCCGGCGCGTCACGCTGAACCGACCCGGGAAGCGCAACGCGCTGAACCACGCGCTGCGCGGCGGGATCCTCCAGGCCTTGCGTGACGGCGACGCCGACCCCGAGGTGCGTGTGCAGATCGTGCGAGGCGCCGGCAAGTGCTTCTCGGCCGGCTACGAGCTCGGCAACGGCAACGAAGGGCTCGACCTGCCGTACTACACGCCAGGCGGCGATGGGCAGTGGCCCCGCCATGTCACTGAAGGGTGGATGAGCATCTGGGACCTCGCCAAACCGGTGATCGCCCAGGTCCACGGCTACTGCCTGGCAGGCGGCAGCGAGCTGGCCACGGGTTGCGACCTCGTGTACGTCGCCGAAGACGCGCAGATCGGCTATCCCGCCGTCCGCTTCGGGGTGCCCGACATGCACTTCCACGCGTGGTTGTGCGGCATGCGGGCCGCCATGGAGATGATGCTCACCGGCGACTCCATCTCCGGCACCGAAGCCGTGGAGCTCGGATGGGCGAACCGGGCGTTCCCAGCCGACCGGCTGGGCGACGAAGTCGTCGCCGTGGCGAAGCGGATCGCGTTGGTCCCGCCCGACATGGCCCAGCTGAACAAGCGGGTGGTGCACCGCGGCATGGAGATCATGGGCCTCCGCTCGGCCATCCGCGCCGGCACCGAGCTGTGCGCGCTCGGTACCAAGCAGGAGACCATGTACCAGTTCATCAAGGAGATGCGCGGCGGCCTGACCAAGGCGCTGCAACACCGCGACGAGCCGTTCGGCGACTACCGCACCGTCGAGTCACACGACGACTGA
- a CDS encoding PPOX class F420-dependent oxidoreductase: protein MGVNQRSQVEMTPEEVDAFLTEQRSATLVTIGPSGQPHAVAMWYALIDGAIWFETKAKAQKTRNLQRDPRATVLVEDGLTYDTLRGVSLEGRVEITDDPDQLFAVGVSVWERYTGPYTDEAKPMVEMMLNKRVAVRFEVERVRSWDHRKLGMPPMPVGGTTAPSC from the coding sequence ATGGGCGTCAACCAGCGATCACAGGTCGAGATGACCCCCGAGGAGGTCGACGCGTTCCTCACCGAGCAGCGGTCCGCGACCCTCGTCACCATCGGTCCTTCGGGCCAACCCCACGCAGTGGCCATGTGGTACGCCCTGATCGACGGCGCGATCTGGTTCGAGACCAAGGCGAAGGCGCAAAAGACCCGCAACCTGCAGCGAGACCCGCGGGCCACCGTGCTCGTCGAGGACGGGCTCACGTACGACACGCTGCGCGGTGTGTCGCTCGAAGGCCGGGTCGAGATCACCGATGACCCCGATCAGCTTTTCGCGGTCGGGGTCAGCGTGTGGGAGCGCTACACGGGCCCGTACACCGACGAAGCCAAGCCGATGGTCGAGATGATGCTGAACAAGCGCGTGGCCGTGCGATTCGAGGTCGAGCGGGTTCGCTCGTGGGACCACCGCAAGCTCGGCATGCCACCGATGCCGGTCGGCGGCACCACCGCGCCGTCTTGTTGA
- a CDS encoding thioesterase family protein, with protein sequence MEDLALYVRDGEAYVGTELTQGGWDPDAANGGAVLALLGHCLEDVPTLVPMTVSRFTADLVRPVPIGRRMHVVPTVLREGKKIQVVLLRLLADGVEYVRATALRLRDADLRGHEGLPVSSTESRPADLMGPPETAQSLRDLGVGSPGFLRAVDMRRAPLTDSSGQGIWLRLEASVVAGEPVRTTARLAVCFDFANQIGVDLHTGSVTTINPDVTAHVLRAPTDEWIAITGETRYNHGVGRGVSYAEFSDNDGVFAVASISQLVQLRPT encoded by the coding sequence ATGGAAGACCTTGCGCTGTACGTCCGCGACGGCGAGGCGTACGTCGGGACCGAGCTCACCCAGGGCGGATGGGACCCCGACGCGGCCAACGGCGGCGCGGTTCTCGCGCTGCTCGGGCACTGCCTCGAGGACGTGCCGACCCTGGTCCCGATGACCGTCAGCCGCTTCACGGCCGACCTCGTGCGACCCGTCCCCATCGGGCGGCGGATGCATGTCGTGCCCACCGTGTTGCGCGAGGGCAAGAAGATCCAGGTGGTGTTGCTACGGCTGCTCGCCGACGGCGTCGAGTACGTGCGGGCCACGGCGTTGCGGCTGCGCGACGCCGACCTCCGCGGTCATGAGGGACTGCCGGTCAGCTCGACCGAGTCTCGCCCAGCCGACCTCATGGGCCCGCCTGAGACGGCACAGAGCCTTCGCGACCTCGGGGTCGGCTCGCCGGGCTTCCTCCGCGCCGTCGACATGCGCCGGGCCCCGTTGACCGACAGCTCCGGCCAGGGCATCTGGCTGCGCTTGGAGGCGTCGGTGGTCGCCGGCGAGCCCGTGCGCACGACCGCGCGGCTCGCGGTCTGCTTCGACTTCGCCAACCAGATCGGCGTCGACCTGCACACCGGGTCGGTCACGACCATCAACCCTGATGTCACCGCGCACGTCCTCCGCGCGCCGACCGACGAGTGGATCGCGATCACCGGCGAGACCCGCTACAACCACGGCGTCGGGCGTGGCGTCTCGTACGCCGAGTTCAGCGACAACGACGGTGTGTTCGCGGTCGCGTCGATCTCGCAGCTGGTCCAGCTCCGGCCCACGTGA
- a CDS encoding GNAT family N-acetyltransferase, whose protein sequence is MTDELRRNDEAGQYELTDADGKVLALTQFEVDGDRVVMPHTESDPAYKGRGLAGRVVAFALDDIRASGRKVEAKCEYVQNYIERHDQYHDLVAH, encoded by the coding sequence ATGACCGATGAACTGCGACGCAACGACGAAGCCGGCCAGTACGAGCTGACCGACGCTGACGGCAAGGTGCTCGCGCTCACGCAGTTCGAGGTCGACGGTGACCGCGTGGTGATGCCGCACACCGAGTCCGATCCTGCCTACAAGGGTCGGGGGCTCGCCGGGCGGGTGGTCGCGTTCGCGCTCGACGACATCCGGGCGTCAGGCCGCAAGGTCGAGGCGAAGTGCGAGTACGTCCAGAACTACATCGAGCGCCACGATCAGTACCACGACCTCGTCGCCCACTGA
- a CDS encoding DUF4157 domain-containing protein: MSARAPQKPPPQIGSDTQRGPADGLLALLRSAGNAATTTLLGSIQRQLLVGSVDDPAEREADQVAARVAAGLRRGPAGVPTTEPALAAVRRRAKPGLDGSGPSGHGPRGGQASPEVAAGIASARAGGAPLAAPVRSTFERALGTDLGQVRVHTDSRADQLNRSLNARAFTTGSDIFFSQGSFRPNSPAGTELLAHELTHVVQQAPTVRRKNTPPSERRDNEALGRRQQIQANALPGQVLTIKVSVAGSGYDVWATQAPDQKFAGNRRANYERRDALDDKQDPVMHEKTQSGASGPNLSYAGPGARITKGFKQMGHVVPGLNSAGSNSMANLIDKVPNKVKDVRAAELRKGQYAQNARTVILIKGHSRGSVAASQIAEILAHDLKNDNVKIEVTLFDPVPGPKAEGKNSEIDFSGLKNTITALTVVYSVKAKGYQGFTPQQVLGADRIIISKQDHSAGLREGFSWRGELYRGSRLNSLPPGVYVDRNNTHGIDVELERVDDMASVIGKVGRAKVDAATDEAHNQFDALLRSRKTKKTDDEREARVKAVLTEYYERTMQLQRTDHGPAANQAQGQGQGQGQGQGPQPHQRGITIGARQGQGPQQQPHQRGITIGGQRGR, translated from the coding sequence GTGAGCGCGCGGGCACCGCAAAAGCCCCCGCCCCAAATCGGCTCTGACACCCAACGGGGTCCGGCAGATGGACTGTTGGCGCTCCTACGATCCGCCGGGAACGCCGCGACGACGACGCTGCTCGGCTCGATCCAGCGCCAGCTGCTCGTCGGTTCGGTCGACGACCCGGCCGAACGCGAGGCCGACCAGGTGGCCGCGAGGGTCGCGGCCGGCTTGCGGCGCGGACCGGCGGGCGTGCCGACCACCGAGCCGGCGCTCGCCGCGGTTCGACGACGCGCCAAGCCCGGGCTCGACGGCAGCGGGCCCTCGGGCCACGGACCACGAGGTGGACAAGCCAGCCCCGAAGTGGCCGCTGGCATCGCCAGCGCACGCGCCGGCGGTGCGCCACTCGCCGCCCCGGTGCGTTCCACGTTCGAACGGGCCCTCGGCACCGACCTCGGTCAGGTGCGCGTGCACACCGATTCGCGCGCCGATCAGCTCAACCGCTCACTGAACGCGCGGGCCTTCACCACCGGATCCGACATCTTCTTCTCGCAGGGCTCGTTCCGGCCGAACTCACCCGCTGGCACCGAACTGCTCGCCCACGAGCTCACGCACGTCGTCCAACAAGCACCGACCGTACGGCGAAAGAACACGCCGCCGAGCGAGCGTCGGGACAACGAAGCCCTCGGTCGGCGTCAGCAGATCCAGGCGAATGCCCTGCCCGGACAGGTCCTCACGATCAAGGTCTCCGTCGCCGGCTCCGGCTACGACGTCTGGGCGACCCAGGCGCCAGACCAGAAGTTCGCCGGCAACCGCCGCGCGAACTACGAGCGGCGTGACGCGCTCGACGACAAACAAGATCCCGTGATGCACGAGAAGACACAGTCGGGCGCGTCCGGTCCCAATCTGAGCTACGCCGGTCCCGGGGCGAGGATCACCAAAGGCTTCAAGCAGATGGGGCATGTGGTGCCTGGGTTGAACAGCGCCGGCTCCAACAGCATGGCGAACCTGATCGACAAGGTCCCCAACAAGGTCAAGGACGTTCGCGCGGCCGAGCTGAGAAAGGGCCAGTACGCGCAGAACGCGCGGACCGTCATCCTCATCAAGGGCCACAGCCGGGGGTCCGTGGCCGCCTCTCAGATCGCCGAGATCCTCGCCCACGACCTCAAGAACGACAACGTCAAGATCGAGGTCACGCTGTTCGACCCGGTCCCCGGGCCCAAGGCGGAGGGAAAGAACAGCGAGATCGACTTCAGTGGGCTGAAGAACACCATCACCGCGCTGACCGTCGTCTACTCGGTGAAAGCCAAGGGATACCAGGGCTTCACGCCGCAGCAGGTGCTGGGGGCGGACCGGATCATCATCTCCAAACAGGACCACAGCGCCGGGTTGCGGGAGGGGTTCTCGTGGCGCGGGGAACTCTACCGGGGCAGCCGCCTCAACAGCCTTCCCCCCGGTGTCTACGTGGACCGCAACAACACCCATGGGATCGACGTCGAGCTCGAGCGTGTTGACGACATGGCGAGCGTCATCGGCAAGGTCGGCCGCGCGAAGGTGGATGCGGCAACCGACGAGGCCCACAACCAGTTCGATGCACTGCTGAGGAGCCGCAAGACGAAGAAGACCGATGACGAGCGCGAGGCGCGCGTGAAGGCAGTGCTCACCGAGTACTACGAGCGAACGATGCAGCTCCAGCGCACCGACCACGGCCCAGCAGCAAACCAGGCGCAAGGGCAAGGGCAAGGGCAAGGGCAAGGGCAAGGGCCGCAGCCGCATCAGCGAGGGATAACGATCGGAGCGCGGCAAGGGCAAGGGCCGCAGCAACAGCCGCATCAGCGAGGGATAACGATCGGAGGGCAGCGAGGGCGCTAG
- a CDS encoding class I SAM-dependent methyltransferase, whose product MGVYEKHVVPRLVDVTLRGKTIEGIRAEVAAGLRGTVLEVGFGSGRNVPHYPGTVDRVLAVDPSSVGRAMSGKHVAASSTPIEFIGLDGEQLPVADDEIDTVLITWTLCTIPDAHQALREINRVLRPSGTMHFVEHGRAEDPKVVRWQDRLNPIQQRIAGGCNLNRPIADLIEGAGLELTELDTGHTPGMPKSFSYFYRGVATKS is encoded by the coding sequence ATGGGCGTCTATGAGAAGCATGTCGTGCCGCGGCTGGTCGACGTGACGCTTCGAGGCAAGACGATCGAGGGCATCCGCGCCGAGGTGGCGGCGGGTCTGCGGGGCACGGTCCTGGAGGTGGGTTTCGGCTCCGGGCGCAACGTTCCTCACTACCCCGGGACCGTCGATCGGGTCCTCGCCGTCGATCCGTCCTCCGTGGGCCGCGCGATGTCGGGCAAGCACGTCGCCGCCAGCTCGACGCCGATCGAGTTCATCGGGCTCGACGGCGAACAGCTCCCGGTCGCCGACGATGAGATCGACACGGTGCTGATCACCTGGACCTTGTGCACCATCCCCGATGCCCACCAGGCACTCCGTGAGATCAATCGCGTGCTGCGGCCCAGCGGCACCATGCACTTCGTGGAGCACGGCCGTGCCGAGGACCCCAAAGTCGTGCGCTGGCAGGACCGGCTCAACCCGATCCAGCAACGGATCGCGGGTGGCTGCAACCTCAACCGGCCCATCGCGGACCTCATCGAAGGCGCGGGGTTGGAGCTCACGGAGCTCGACACCGGCCACACGCCGGGCATGCCCAAGTCGTTCAGCTACTTCTACCGAGGGGTGGCCACCAAGTCCTGA
- a CDS encoding SDR family NAD(P)-dependent oxidoreductase: protein MDSLRIANLFSVDGKVVLVTGGSRGIGEMIAAGFLANGAKVYISSRKADVCDATAARLAETYGGTCISIPSDLSVLDGVHHLADRLRDSETHLDVLVNNAGASWGAPLDEFPEVGWDKVMDTNVKGVFFLTQALLPLLEANASAEDPARVINIGSVDGIRTPVFDNFSYGPSKAAVHALTRQLGAALIRRNVLVNGIAPGAFPTWMLSTGVGTGGDVEGTDWDALGKGMARGRIGTPEDVAGVTMMLASRAGAFLAGEVVVLDGGAVVAR from the coding sequence ATGGACTCATTGCGCATCGCCAACTTGTTCTCCGTCGATGGGAAGGTCGTGCTGGTGACCGGGGGGTCGCGCGGCATCGGCGAGATGATCGCCGCGGGGTTCCTCGCCAACGGCGCCAAGGTCTACATCTCGTCGCGGAAGGCCGACGTCTGCGATGCGACCGCGGCGCGCCTCGCCGAGACGTACGGCGGCACCTGCATCTCGATCCCGAGCGACTTGTCGGTGCTCGACGGTGTACACCACCTGGCGGACCGCCTTCGCGACTCCGAGACGCACCTCGACGTGCTGGTGAACAATGCGGGCGCGTCGTGGGGCGCGCCGCTCGACGAGTTCCCCGAGGTCGGCTGGGACAAGGTCATGGACACGAACGTGAAGGGCGTGTTCTTCCTCACGCAAGCACTGCTGCCGCTGCTGGAAGCCAACGCCAGCGCGGAAGACCCGGCCCGCGTGATCAACATCGGATCCGTCGACGGGATCCGCACTCCGGTGTTCGACAACTTCTCCTATGGCCCGTCCAAAGCGGCGGTCCACGCGCTGACCCGCCAGTTGGGCGCGGCGCTGATCCGTCGCAACGTGCTGGTGAACGGCATCGCTCCGGGCGCCTTCCCGACCTGGATGCTCAGCACGGGTGTGGGTACCGGTGGCGACGTGGAGGGCACCGACTGGGACGCGCTCGGCAAAGGCATGGCGCGCGGCCGGATCGGCACGCCCGAGGACGTCGCCGGGGTCACGATGATGCTCGCATCGCGGGCCGGCGCCTTCCTGGCCGGCGAGGTGGTGGTGCTCGACGGCGGCGCGGTGGTGGCCCGCTAG
- a CDS encoding ABC transporter permease yields MNVSLAYTRFELLRMFRNVRFMLFSLVFPVLLYFLIAGPNRHAHLVGIPFPLYYMSGMVSWGAMAAVIAGGARIAAERSVGWNRQLRLTPLSPTVYMAAKVLTGYAMAVVSIVVLYASGVSMGVHLSATNWITMTGLTLIGLIPFGVMGVLIGHLVTTESMGPAMGGITSLFALLGGAWGPLGAQGSWVEKIEKLLPSFWLTRASQSVVDRGSWPLEAWIVIAVWTLVLVRVTMRVYQRDTKRV; encoded by the coding sequence GTGAACGTCTCGCTCGCCTACACACGCTTCGAGTTGCTGCGCATGTTCCGCAACGTGCGCTTCATGCTGTTCTCCCTGGTGTTCCCCGTGCTGTTGTACTTCCTGATCGCCGGGCCAAACCGCCACGCGCACCTCGTCGGGATCCCGTTCCCGCTCTACTACATGTCGGGGATGGTCTCGTGGGGTGCCATGGCCGCGGTCATCGCAGGCGGCGCCCGCATCGCAGCCGAGCGAAGCGTCGGTTGGAACCGTCAACTCCGACTCACCCCGCTGTCGCCCACCGTCTACATGGCCGCCAAGGTCCTCACCGGCTACGCCATGGCGGTCGTGAGCATCGTGGTCCTCTATGCCTCAGGCGTGTCGATGGGCGTGCACCTGAGCGCCACCAACTGGATCACCATGACGGGTCTGACGCTGATCGGCCTCATCCCGTTCGGGGTCATGGGGGTGTTGATCGGCCACCTCGTCACCACCGAGAGCATGGGTCCGGCCATGGGTGGCATCACCTCGTTGTTCGCACTGCTCGGCGGCGCGTGGGGCCCGCTCGGCGCCCAGGGCTCGTGGGTGGAGAAGATCGAGAAGCTCCTCCCGTCGTTCTGGCTCACCCGCGCGAGCCAGTCGGTGGTCGACCGGGGCTCATGGCCACTCGAGGCATGGATCGTGATCGCCGTGTGGACGCTCGTGCTCGTCCGCGTCACCATGCGCGTGTACCAACGCGACACCAAGCGCGTCTGA
- a CDS encoding 5'/3'-nucleotidase SurE produces MRCTKARRRAATAVLAIATVATALAACSTSGSTRTTGSAAPTSTTEPARQLEVVVTNDDGYRAEGIDAIVRTLTRIPGTKVIVVAPEGQNSGAGAKVTTGPLVTVDGKTLSGYAAHAVKGTPADTIRAAFDDLKLRPDLVVSGINQGQNLGPAVDLSGTVGAARAAVARHVPAIAVSAGLGSPVDYTTPATLVGDWIRQHRAGLLDGRAAIEIVSFNSPTCPTGEVRGLRQVPADLDRAHLAASIQPPDCTSTLTDLPNDVVAFHNGFSTESVLSPVPG; encoded by the coding sequence ATGCGCTGCACGAAAGCGAGGCGACGGGCCGCGACTGCGGTGCTCGCCATCGCCACGGTCGCCACCGCCCTGGCGGCTTGCAGCACCTCGGGCTCCACGAGGACCACCGGCTCGGCCGCGCCGACGTCCACCACGGAACCGGCCCGCCAACTCGAAGTGGTGGTCACCAACGATGACGGCTACCGCGCCGAAGGGATCGACGCGATCGTCCGCACCCTCACCCGGATTCCCGGCACCAAGGTCATCGTGGTCGCCCCCGAGGGCCAAAACAGCGGGGCCGGCGCCAAGGTCACGACCGGTCCACTCGTCACGGTCGACGGCAAGACCTTGAGCGGCTACGCCGCCCACGCGGTGAAGGGCACCCCCGCGGACACGATCCGCGCCGCGTTCGACGACCTGAAGCTGCGACCGGACCTCGTCGTGTCGGGCATCAACCAGGGCCAAAACCTCGGGCCGGCCGTCGACTTGTCGGGAACGGTCGGCGCGGCGAGGGCTGCCGTCGCTCGCCATGTGCCGGCCATCGCGGTGAGCGCCGGCCTCGGTTCGCCCGTCGACTACACCACGCCGGCCACGTTGGTGGGTGACTGGATCCGCCAGCACCGCGCCGGACTGCTCGACGGGCGCGCGGCGATCGAGATCGTCTCGTTCAACTCCCCGACGTGTCCGACCGGCGAGGTCCGTGGTCTGCGGCAGGTGCCCGCCGACCTCGACAGAGCCCACCTCGCGGCCAGCATCCAGCCTCCCGACTGCACGTCGACCCTGACCGACCTGCCGAACGACGTCGTGGCGTTCCACAACGGCTTCAGCACCGAGAGCGTGCTGTCCCCTGTGCCGGGCTGA